GGCACCGACACCTCGATGCCGAGCACGACCGCGAGGCGCCCCGCGTTGATGGTCTCACGCGCCTGCGTCGGCGAGGTGACGATGCGCAGCCAGCCCTCGCCCGGTCCGCCGCTCTGGGCGTCGATGTAGTCCTGTAGCTCGAACAGGCGCAGAGCCTGCAGCCGCACCCCGTCCATCTCGTTGCACGAGTTGCGCTTGTGCGGGTAGGCCTGACACAGCGCGGTGTTGTCGACCAGAAGGTTGGTCATCAGCCGCAGCCCGCCGAGGTGCGCGCGCTCCAGCCAGCGGTAGTAGAACTGCTCGTGGGTCAGCGAGTCGTGCCGCGGCCAGTACCCGAAGGTCGGCCAGCCGACGGTGTCGTGGCCGGCGACCGGATCGCCACCGGAGACGACGATCTCCAGGACCGCTCCGTGGCCACCCGGCTCGTGGTCCTCGCAGTCGACGAGGGCGTACTCGACGCCGTACGGGTGCCAGGGTCGACCGCAACGCACCTCACCGCCGAGGAACTCGAACGCCATGCCGTGCACGTGCGCCTCGAAGAACCCCTGCACGGCCGCGGCGGGACCGTCGGGGTTCGGGGCGGGCTCGCCCACGGTGTCGGTGGAGATCTCGGGCCAGTTCGCACACCCGCTGCCGTTGGGGTCGTCGTCGGTGAGGTCGTCGTCGGCGACGTGGTGGAAGGCGAACTCGCCGAGCGCGTAGCCGCCGTCGGACTCGGGCAGGCGCACGTGGTAGCTCTGGGTCTCGCCGGCCTCGACCTCGACCTTGCGGTCGGGGTCGTCACCGGTCGCGACGATCTCCCAGTCGCCCTGCGGGCTCGGCTCGGTCGCGATCGCGGCGGCCCCGGGGATCGCCCCGGCGACGAAGTCGGTCGGGGCGGTCACGTACCCGCGCACGTCCCACCACCCGTCCTCGTAGGCGGTGTCGGGACCCTCGTTGGTGGCGAGGAGGTAGCGCCCCAGGCGCGTCGCCTGCAGGTGCAGCGGCGTCGCCGCGTCGGCGTCGTCGGTCAGCGTGACCCGGTTGCCGTCGCGAGACAGCCACTGGCCGTCGGGGCGCTGCATCGTGTAGCAGCCGCCCGCGAGCGCGTAGCGGTCCTCGGGCTGCGACAGCCGGTCGTCGACGTCGCGGTCCTCGACCAGTTGGAACGGCGTGATCAGCGCAGGTGACGCCGGGTCGGGGTCGGCGCCCGCCCCGGCGGCTGGCAGCACCATCGTGAGCGCGGCGAGCGCGGCCCCGACCGCGGCAGCACGCTCGACATGGAGGTAGCGACGCATGAGAGGCCTTCGGGCGGGACCGATCCGGGCGTTACCTCGGGTATTCGCCCCGACACCCCTCGTTCCCTGCCGCGCGCCCCGCCCGCCCCGACCTCCACTGCGTGGAGACTTGTGCTCACCTGTGAGGCTAAGTCTCCACGGAGGCGGGGTCGGAGCGGGAGAGACGGACGATGGAGTCACCGATCGGAGCCAGCATGCGCGTCGCCGTGACCAACATCCGCCCCGCGTGGCTGCAGCCCGCCGAGAGCACCAAGATCGTGGTGCGCACGCTCGAGGAGGCAGCCGCGCAGGACGTGCGGCTCATCACGTTCGGCGAGACGCTGCTGCCGGGCTACCCGATGTGGGCCAACTGGACCGACACCTCCGACCTGCGCAACCGCTCCGCCGCCGACGCCTACGCCCGCTACCTCGCGGCCGCGGTGGATCTCGACGGGCCCGAGGTCCGCGAGGTGGCGACCGCTTGTATCGACCTCGGGATGTTCTGCTACCTCGGCATCGCCGAACGTCACCACGGCTCCACCTTCGCGACGCTGGTCGCGATCAGTCCCGACCGCGGGATCGTCGGGGCGCACCGCAAGCTGCGGCCGACCTACGCCGAGCGGCTCGTGTGGTCGCCGGGTGACGGCAACGGCTTGCGCTGCCACGACCTCGACGGCTGGCGCGTCGGCGGGTTGAACTGTTGGGAGAACTGGATGCCGCAGGCTCGCGCGGCGCTCTACGCCGACGGCGAGTTGCTCCACGTCGCTGCCTGGCCAGGCGCACGACGACTCACCAAGGACATCACGAGGTTCACGGCCCTCGAGGGTCGCGTGTTCGCCCTCGCGTCAGGCGGCGTCATGGACGCGACCTCCGTGCCGGACGACTTCCCGCTCCGCGACCAGCTGCTCGACGCCCTCGAGGCCGGGGGGTTCGACTACGACGGCGGCGCGGCGATCGCCGGACCGGATGGGGCGTGGGTGCTCGAACCGACGAGCGAGGAGGGCATCCACGTCGCCGACCTCGATCTCGACTCGGTGCGGCGTGCCCGATCGAACTTCGACCCCGCCGGCCACTACTCACGCCCCGACGTGTTCCGGGTCGAGGTGGACCGCCGCCGCCAGGTCGCCGCCGACTTCATCGACTGACGAGCCGCCGACCGGCAGCCCCCGCTGCGTGGAGACCTGTGCTCACATGCGAGCAGTACTCCACACGCAGCGAGGTACGCGAGAGGAGGCGCGGTGAAGATCCCCAAGCCGACCAACGAGGACAAGGAGCGGTTCCGCTCGCTCGTCCCCGACGCGCCGGAGGTCGAGGTCAAGCCGATGTTCGGCAACCTCGGGGCGTTCGTGAACGGCAACATGTTCATGGGCCTGTTCGGCAGCGACGTCGGCGTTCGCTTGCCGGAGGAGCAGCGCCAGCGCGTCGTCGCTGACGGCGGCACGGCCTTCGGTCCCGCGGAGCGTCCGATGAAGGACTACGTCTCGCTGCCCGCGGGCTGGACCGACCGTCGCACCAGGACGTGGACACGCAAGGCACACGACCACGTCGCCGCGATGCCGCCCAAGAAGCCTAAGCGCTGACCGATCCGTCACCGGATCGAGGTCCGGCGCGGCTGCGACTTCCGTGAACCGACGGTCGCGGCGGACCGGGTGAACCGTTTGTGGCCTACGGTACGTATGGAGGAGCGAGGGCGGGTCTGCCTGGACGGTGCCCGCCCGACGGAGAGAGACGCCCACCGCGGCTCGCCGTGGGGCGCTCGAGACAGGAGGGGAACATGAGGAAGCTGCTCACCGCATCCATCGCTTCGGCCGTGCTCGTGCTGGCTGGAGCAGCACCCGCGTTGGCCCACCAGGCGGGACCGTGCAACGACAGCGACGGGGACGGTTCGTTCAGCGGGCAGGAGTACGCCGCGCACCACATCGTGGCCGCTGCCCACGTCGGTGGTCTCGGCTCGGACAACCTGCCCGTGGGTCACCCGGGCAACGGCCACAGCCCCGGCTCGCACCAGGGCTTCAGCGCGTGCCTCTGACGCCCCAGTAGCCTGACCCCGATCGGGTCGGGAGGCACGGGTTGCAGGCTCCGCACGCCCCCGAGGTCGCCTACGTCCTCGGGGGCGGCGGCGTTCTCGGGGCCGCCGAGGTCGGGATGCTCCAGGCGCTCGACGAAGCCGGCATCCGCCCCGACATGGTCATCGGCACCTCGATCGGCGCCGTGAACGGGGTCGTGGTCGCCTCGGACCCGCACGGGGCGGCGGAGCGCCTCGAGAAGCTGTGGACCGATCTCGGCGACGACAACCCCTTCGGCGGGTCGGTCATCGCGCGCCTGGCCACGCTGACGCGGACCCGTGTCGCGCTCCACGCGATCGAGCCGCTCCGCGAGCTGCTGGGGCGCGTCATCCCCGAGCGCCGGTTCGAGGACCTCGCCGTCCCCTTCCAGTGCGTCGCCGCGAGCATCGAGCAGGCTCGGGGCGTGTGGTTCGAGAGCGGCGAGCTGCTCGACGCCGTCCTCGCCTCCACGGCCGTGCCGGGCCTGCTGCCTCCGGTCCGCGTCGGCGACGAGCATTTCTACGCCGGGGGCCTCGTGCACAGCGTTCCCATCGGCCGCGCACTGGAGCTCGGGGCGACGGAGGTCTACGTGATGCACGTCGGACGCATCGAAGCCCCCCTCACCGCCCCGACCTCGCCGCTGCAGGTCGGCCTGGTCGCGTTCGAGATCGCCCGTCGGCACCGCCTCGTGGACGAACTCGACGAGGTGCCCGAAGGCCGAACCGTCCACCTCCTGCCCACCGGCGACCCGCCCCGCCACGACGACCTGCGCAACCTGCGCTACCGCAGCACCGACCGCGTCGCCGAGCGCATCGAGACCGCCCGAGCCGCGACCGCGGACTACCTCCGCTCCGTCGTGGAACAAGACCCGACCGGAGGCTGAGCCATGCCGCCCCGTTGGCTGCGCCGCGTCCTGTTCGCTCCGGCGGTCCTCGCGCTCGTGGTGTTCATGCTGGTGTCGATGCCCCTGGCCGCCGTCATCGCCGCCGTCGCGGTGCCCTTCGTGCCCGGACGCTGGCGTCCCGTGCGCGTCCTGTGGTTCACGTTCGTGTACCTGCTCGTCGAAGCGATCGGGCTCGTCACGGCGTTCGGGCTGTGGGTCGCGAGCGGCTTCGGTTGGAAGCTGCACACGCAACGCTTCGAGGACGCGCACTACCAGCTGC
Above is a genomic segment from Actinomycetota bacterium containing:
- a CDS encoding TfoX/Sxy family protein, whose translation is MKIPKPTNEDKERFRSLVPDAPEVEVKPMFGNLGAFVNGNMFMGLFGSDVGVRLPEEQRQRVVADGGTAFGPAERPMKDYVSLPAGWTDRRTRTWTRKAHDHVAAMPPKKPKR
- a CDS encoding patatin-like phospholipase family protein; the protein is MLQALDEAGIRPDMVIGTSIGAVNGVVVASDPHGAAERLEKLWTDLGDDNPFGGSVIARLATLTRTRVALHAIEPLRELLGRVIPERRFEDLAVPFQCVAASIEQARGVWFESGELLDAVLASTAVPGLLPPVRVGDEHFYAGGLVHSVPIGRALELGATEVYVMHVGRIEAPLTAPTSPLQVGLVAFEIARRHRLVDELDEVPEGRTVHLLPTGDPPRHDDLRNLRYRSTDRVAERIETARAATADYLRSVVEQDPTGG
- a CDS encoding carbon-nitrogen hydrolase family protein, whose translation is MRVAVTNIRPAWLQPAESTKIVVRTLEEAAAQDVRLITFGETLLPGYPMWANWTDTSDLRNRSAADAYARYLAAAVDLDGPEVREVATACIDLGMFCYLGIAERHHGSTFATLVAISPDRGIVGAHRKLRPTYAERLVWSPGDGNGLRCHDLDGWRVGGLNCWENWMPQARAALYADGELLHVAAWPGARRLTKDITRFTALEGRVFALASGGVMDATSVPDDFPLRDQLLDALEAGGFDYDGGAAIAGPDGAWVLEPTSEEGIHVADLDLDSVRRARSNFDPAGHYSRPDVFRVEVDRRRQVAADFID